The DNA region taatggcatttttgagaaatgatttttttcattattttttatttaacaaaaacaaaatgacaagagGGCAAGAATTCCCATGGGATAGTTTTACCATGGAAAATATCCTTGGGgtttctttgcttgctttcttcctcaaAAGCTTACCTTTGACTACCAGGTATGGGTTAAATCAAGCAGCCTGAAAATTTATACATTCCACTTCACTAAGCAACTTAATCCCGCTTCTATCTATATCACAGCTCTTCAAGTCAATGTGGAGGGCGGGAAAGGGCATACCCTCTCCAAAGCCGCCTGTTCTTTCTGTGTTTAGAGCCATTCCGATTCATATGATTTTTCCATGTATGGGCACCGCATGGCAGTGAAGTACCCTCATGGTGCTTCTAGTGGAagacatgaaaagaaaataaaagagaacacaCCAGATCAGTAATGCACAGTGAAACACTCACCTTATGGAGTCATCATTCATTAACctgttaaaacttatttttaaatcttaccaagCATATTTACGAAATTATCCACTAAACTTTGGGTGCACTGAGGGAGACAAGAGAGCTCtcaaagaaatgataataacCACATGGAGAAGAAAACATGCTCCAATGGAATGAACTGGAAACCCCCGCAGGGTAAAGTTATGTGGTAACAGATAATAAAGGCAACCCGCATATCCAATTCTTTGAATCAGGATTTTTAAAGGCAGATAAATCAGTAATAGCCCTTTGAATTTCTAAGGCTTTTCTTTACAAGCTATATTCTAGATTTTGAACCCTACAATTCTGTTATCTTATCTTTTCTTGCCCAACCAGGATCCCTCTAGCATTTCCAGGGCCTCCTTTTGAACTGCATCATCTGGTCCCTAGATAAAGACAAGGCTAGGCAAGTCAGATTCCCTTGTGAAATAGGACCTCTAGTTTAAAAACAGAAGATATGAGCATGCCAATCCCATTTTAGGCATATGGTAAGAAGTTGTTAAAGTACTCACTTTCTCCAATCTACTCTTTCATTCCCCAACTCCTTGCTGCTGCCATGAATATCAGTGGAGCAAGAGAAGTGACAAAACCAGAATTTGGTGGGATAAACAGCCTTAAAGCATAGCATTACtcatggggaaggagagagagctgtagaaggaaggaaggagagtctCTTACAATCCAATTGCAAGGCCATGCCTGTGTGACATGAGATGCTATCATGGGTGAAATGTTTTTTAggcaaaaaaaaggcaaatactaGAAAAAGCACATCAGAAGGAATGAGATTTAATTTGGCTAATTCATGAAAAGTAAAACTCATGTGGCTTATTTTATCATCTTACCAATACATTTGTTACCTAAAAAAACGGTTTTTAATAGTGATtccaatagtgtaattccttacaaAGGCAGAATGAAAGCCCACCAAAAGAAGCACCAGTTATTAGGGAAGTCCAAGGGAAGAgtgatagatgaatgaagagaagaaaggagaagagaatgcAGTCACAAATTCAATGTGTAGACTGCAAAAttaagaagggaaaaggagagggtggGTTGGAATGGATAGGTAACTATGTTGAAGGGGGGGACACTGATCAAGGtgcgttgtattcataaacctctttgttgaatggcaagtcctttgcacaactacatgCAGACAATTAAATAGTAATAGTGCCTCCAAATAAATCCTGCAAAAGAACTAGTGGCATCATTGAGACTTAAGAAATTTTAGTATTTCTCCGAGAATGCCTTCTTGTGTCAAAACTAAAAAGGTGTTTATCTAACATgaattgtttttcctctctctctctcttaaacatACAGACTTCTTTTCCTATGAATCCATCACTTGCAGCTAATTCAGCAATGGCTTTCAATCCGTACGTACCTCATCCTGGGATGAGCCTCGTTCCTGCTGAACTGTTACCAAATACACCTGTTCTGATTGCTGGAAATCCAGGTCTTGCAATGTCAGGAGTTACTACCCACAAACCAATGCGTTCGGATAAATTGGAGGTAATTGCGAAGAACTACGCAAATACCTGTAAGATAGATTTAACCTCATCAAAAAAGTACCATTTTCACAATTTCAGAGTCTAATGGGTTGAATGATTTAAATAAGTATATCTGAGCCTTTTCCTACTGCAGTTAGACCTTGTTAGGAAGTCCACGAAATCAGCTATACAGTAGGCTagtgaatattttaaatgtacttcACCATAAACTTTGCAAGAGCACAAGGTATCTGAGTAGAAATGCTCTTCTACCGAGGCACCCGCTGTATAGAGTAGGATTATTGTATTTTTAAGGTGTCTATACTTGGTAGACtagtaaactgaaaaaaaatctctaactCCATATGATTACAGAATTTAAAGCTACATGAACATAGAATGTTCTTAGTGTCCAAGATATGCTGTATAGTAAATATCCCTTGATACctataataaataatacatgtCATTTATTGGAGGATTTATTGaggtccttccatttttcttttgccattcttTGAAAGAAACGATGAGTTAATTTCTTAGAAAGTCAGCTCCATTGGCAGCCCATTAAATGCCTGCTCATTCATTGCAATGCACTCTGGCTGTACATGTAACTCATTCATGGTTCCCAAGCTGGCAGTGCACATTCCCCAGTGCCTCACTGTGTGATACTCACCTTAGACCTTACAAAAATCCAATCACATCTGAATGTGTGTATTAACTAGACAGTTAGAACTGCTTTTTAACATCAGTTTTAAGTATCTTTATGTCAATGGAATGCAAACTAACACACTTGGCAAAGAATGGAAGCTTTTGtgttaccttttttttccctttggtccaaggatttaaactcagggcctaggtgttttgtgctcaaggctagtgctctaccacttgatccacagtgccaattatggctttttctgagtagtttattagagataagtgtgtcatggacttttctactcaggctggctttgaaccttgatgctcagatctcaacctcctgaatagctaggattacaggcataagccactagcacttggctaaaATGGAAGTTTGTACCTCGGAACAGACATTGtcactaggtaccagtggctcacccctgtagctactcagaaggctgggatctaaggattgatGACCAACAACACCTcgagcccaggccagaaagtgcACAAGgctcttacctcctattaaccaccaaaaaagccagaagtggagctatggctgaagtggtgtaGCAacaacagccttgaacaaaaagaaaaagctaaagcacagtctgagttcaactcccagaactggcaccaaaaaaaggaaggaaggaaggagggaaggaaggaaggaaggaaggaaggaaggaaggaaggaaggaaggaaggaaggaaggaaggaaggaaggaaggaaggaaggaaggacgggaggagggagggagggaaattatTATCAATGTTTCTATCTTACAGTGACTATGGCTTTATGCATTACCCTTCCGCCTTTATAgaggtttttttaaataaatatctaaacgtatatataaaataaaagagatcAAAGTAAATATAAGCCACCTTGTAGTAATCACTGTGATATATGTGGGTGTTGCTTCCTCTTTAAGGTTTGCCGTGAGTTTCAGCGTGGAAATTGTACTCGTGGGGAGAGTGAGTGTCGCTATGCACACCCCCCAGATGCTTCCATGATTGACGTGACCGATAACACTGTGACAATCTGCATGGATTACATTAAAGGTCGATGCTCTCGTGAGAAGTGCAAGTACTTTCATCCTCCTCCACACCTGCAAGCCAGACTCAAGGCAGCTCACTACCAGATGAACCATTCTGTTGCCAATGCAATGGTAAGAGCAGGCCAGGCCTGTGGGCTCTTTCTTGTGGGGGGTAAATTGTTAATATATTCTCCAGGATGTCTAGTGGTCTGTACCCATACCGTTAGACCCACTTGAGTGGGTGCTAAATATGAATAGTCCAGGCTGTAAGCtagaaaagggaaaatatatttatttactaagATTTTGTGAAAGATAAttgtttaaaagtttatttaaccTACTGTACTCTTTCTCCTATTTTTAGAGCCAGAGTAAATGATATCATTTAAACAGTACATTTTTTGGAGTGCTTTTTTTGTAGTCTACCCTTTAATAGTGGAGAAAGTTGCCTCTTAGCTCCGTGACCACAGTCATGAACATTTTGCTGCTCACGTCCTCAATGCCTTAAAAACACAGGACTTGGAAGATGGGGATTAGGcacttttcatttctgaaaggtCAGGGTTATCTTTCCTTTCTGGAGGCATCGTGTCAGCAAACAGGCGGACCAAGGCAGAAGCCTGGGTCATAGCTAGGGGGAGATTTTTGACGTGACTAAAAGAAGATATCTATCTGGCTTTTGAGCTGCCGTAGCAAGTCCATTTGGGGGTAAAGGTAGCCCTGCTTCATAACATTGGAAGGTAGGAAATAGGACAAGATATTTGTCCGGCATTGTCATGTGAGATTGAGAAATCGGAATTAGGGTTACTCAAGTGGGTCACAGTTGTGAATTATTTTGATGTGCTGTTTGTTGCCTGTATCTTTTGCTATCTTGAACTTATTTCATGTCATGGAGTAAAACAaatccaataaaagaaaaaaaagaggaagcttCATGGTTCCTGACTGTGGAAATAAAAGCACCTATATAACTTCAGAGTCCAGAAAATTGCAGTATGAATCAATTCTCACATTCATATGTCATTGTGACTTCCATAAAACAGCTCTTGCGTTTgcacaagagaaagaaatttctttgaaaatgtgCCGATGGAGAGAATGTTTTTCATACTGAGGTGCAATTCATCTTGGTGCCACTAGAACTTCACGGAATAAATTCGCCCTATTTCATAAAAGAAGCACTTCACATGTCTCTTCTCTAAGCCCCAAACTTCAAAATTTCATAGTTTTTCTGCTTTAGTGTTAAGCTAGATACTTGTTTTCTGGAGCTGAACTAGACTATGATTCTCCAACTTTCCACCTCCCGCTTACCAATGTGCCAAGCTTCTTCATTTGAAATGGGTTCTTATTGACATTTTTGCCAAGACTAGGCTCAAACTACAAACCTCCCAATCTCTagctcctgagtaagtaggattagagatgtgactcaTCACAACCAGTATGCTGTTGGCCCATTTGTTGTGATTTAAGTGCATTTGGTAGAATGAGTAGGTTACATTCAGGCCACCAATTTCTATTAAGAGAGCTCAAAAATAGCCCTCAATTGATACTTATGAATGTCGATATAAAATTGCTTCCTGAGTAACAGAGCATAAATGCTGTAAGGTCAAGTTGACCTATGGGCAAGAGATTGTTAAAGTAAAACTAAATGAAAGAGTGATTCATCAAGAAATTTCATCTTTCTGTATTTCTAAGGATTCAGTGCACATAtgctttttaaaagacatttttactGTAGCTCTGATTGACTTTGCAGAGAGCAGCTTGTAgttagtaaataaagaagacctAGAGGGCCAACATTTATTTCATCTAATTCCTCATACCCTTTTATTTTTGCAAGTTAGTCTGTGATGAGGCTACCTTGACTCTAACCAATATTAATAAGAGAAATATTTAATAACAACGCAAGCTTCACCCATTCAGAACTGGCCACTAACCTAGCCAAATAGATGGCAGCaatgcaagaaaataaataaaaagaagtactACTTTATGTGCTCAGTGATACAACTTGGTTTCGGGTGATTATACCATTGTCTTAGCTTTCTAGAGAAAGGGACATCTCTCCTTACAGCACAGGAAATCTTTTAAATAACCAGAAACATAGTCTTCTGACCCACTCTGTTAAAATCCTCAACAAATCGATTTTCCCTTAATAGTGAGGAAAGGCATtcgaaataataaattatatttttcagcTTATGATTTTAGTCCTGACCTTTGTCATCGGGTTTTCTCACATATGTTTGGAAATTATACATCTCTAAAGCTACTTGGTTTATTTTTGTCTGACTGCTTAAGAGATCAAATAAACTAATGAAAAAGCAGACATGTCCCACTATGTGAACCAACAGCAGAATCCCCAAAGAACATAGGGATATCTTTGGGCCTTAATTGTCCCCATGAATAGGGAGGTTCTCGCCCTTTTTAGAAAGGTTAATTGGTCAATACAAGTATTCCTGTCTCTTTAAGAATTTGGAGCATGTCTAATTGTATTTGCTGGAATATGATTTTAAAGTAATGTACAAttggctgagagagagagagagagaaatcaatgtTAAACTTCCTCAACAAGTCTAATCTAGGGGCaggtttaaataataaaaaacagtgGAATTTTTAAGGACAGCAGATATGAAAGAGGGGTTTTAAAATGCTGATATGTTTTAAGATTAACATCACAAGAATTTAACAAAGCAAATAGTATATACTGAAATAAATGCAGAGCATGCCTCTATAAAGAAGAATTACATACATTTTTTGCCTAATGcagtgagatacagagaaggAAAGGACTGGTTTACTTGCTTTTTTCTCAAATGGGAGTTAGGGGATAAACAGCTGTAagctttgaacttgagatctttgTATAAATTAGATTTTGTTTTATGAGGCTACAGTACCAGACTACCAACatctgttttctcatctatatACTATCTCCTAAATCCATACTGGaattttaactagcaaaaaaaaaaatctttcctgctATTTACTTCTGCTAATCTCTCTTCCGTAGATTAATAGATGAGCATTTTCTGAGGTGTCCATTGTAAATGATAATTCATTTCCTGTCACGTCTTCTCCACAATGAGGTCTAAATTGGTGATGTTGAAATGCTCGTTTCCCTTTGTagttctattttctgttttgaacTATTCATCCCATGAAACTAGCTCCTAGCTTTTGCAGCTGGTAAACTCGCTGGCTGGCCACAGCTTATTGAACATGGAGGATGACAGCTTGCATTTGCTTGGTTTATATACACTAGGTGttgtttcttaaattttgttttgtcttttgcggGTACTAATGATGAATACATCCTTCCTCTACAGGCCCTACAGAATGGTACACTTCAAATGATGCCAAAGAGATCGGGCCTTGATAAGACCAATGGTGCCACCCCCATGTTTAATCCCAATGTTTACCACTGCCAGCAGACTCTTAACATGCAGTTCCCACAGCCGGCATTTATCCCCACAGGTGAGAACATCTGTGGACATTGTAAGTTTACtgatgtgcatgtatacacagtAAAGCAGCTTCCACAGGCCTTTATGGGACAACATATAttctggtatatatatatatatatatatatatatatatatatatatatatatatatatatagaggcATATAttttgattagaaataaaaaaataagaccaTTATACTTGATCTGCTAGTCTCTGGGACACCCTATTGTTCTAAAATTCTGAAAATTAAGCTTATGAACTCAGATGGGGAAagtattcttgattttttttttccttttcagcatttcttattttttgcttcttGTGATTCGGTC from Perognathus longimembris pacificus isolate PPM17 chromosome 28, ASM2315922v1, whole genome shotgun sequence includes:
- the Mbnl3 gene encoding muscleblind-like protein 3 isoform X2 — translated: MTAVNVALIRDTKWLTLEVCREFQRGTCSRADAECRFAHPPRVCHVENGRVVACFDSLKGRCIRENCKYLHPPPHLKTQLEINGRNNLIQQKTAAAMFAQQMQLMLQNAQMSSLTSFPMNPSLAANSAMAFNPYVPHPGMSLVPAELLPNTPVLIAGNPGLAMSGVTTHKPMRSDKLEVCREFQRGNCTRGESECRYAHPPDASMIDVTDNTVTICMDYIKGRCSREKCKYFHPPPHLQARLKAAHYQMNHSVANAMALQNGTLQMMPKRSGLDKTNGATPMFNPNVYHCQQTLNMQFPQPAFIPTGPILCMAPASNFVPMMHGATPTTVSPATTSATSVPYVAPTTGNQLKF
- the Mbnl3 gene encoding muscleblind-like protein 3 isoform X1 — protein: MTAVNVALIRDTKWLTLEVCREFQRGTCSRADAECRFAHPPRVCHVENGRVVACFDSLKGRCIRENCKYLHPPPHLKTQLEINGRNNLIQQKTAAAMFAQQMQLMLQNAQMSSLTSFPMNPSLAANSAMAFNPYVPHPGMSLVPAELLPNTPVLIAGNPGLAMSGVTTHKPMRSDKLEVCREFQRGNCTRGESECRYAHPPDASMIDVTDNTVTICMDYIKGRCSREKCKYFHPPPHLQARLKAAHYQMNHSVANAMALQNGTLQMMPKRSGLDKTNGATPMFNPNVYHCQQTLNMQFPQPAFIPTGPILCMAPASNFVPMMHGATPTTVSPATTSATSVPYVAPTTGNQMPQLSLDELNSSMFVSQM
- the Mbnl3 gene encoding muscleblind-like protein 3 isoform X3 yields the protein MFAQQMQLMLQNAQMSSLTSFPMNPSLAANSAMAFNPYVPHPGMSLVPAELLPNTPVLIAGNPGLAMSGVTTHKPMRSDKLEVCREFQRGNCTRGESECRYAHPPDASMIDVTDNTVTICMDYIKGRCSREKCKYFHPPPHLQARLKAAHYQMNHSVANAMALQNGTLQMMPKRSGLDKTNGATPMFNPNVYHCQQTLNMQFPQPAFIPTGPILCMAPASNFVPMMHGATPTTVSPATTSATSVPYVAPTTGNQMPQLSLDELNSSMFVSQM